The genomic stretch CAGAAACAGCAAAATTATGTACAGATGCAGGAGCGGATGTTTTAGTTGCTGGCAGTGCTGTTTATGGCAAGGAAGACAGAGCAGCAGCGATTGCAGCAATTCGGGAAGCGGCTGAGTAAAACATGAGCGCCAAGCTTAGTATTGGTATTGTCGGCGGTTCGGGAAACCTGCCTGACCTGAATCCAGCTGCGCATACAATATGGATTGGAGCAGATGCCGGTGCATTAGCACTGGCATCTGCTGGTATTCGAATGAATTTTGCTGTTGGTGATTTCGATTCGGTATCAGAAGAGGAGCTAGAGATAATCAAGCAATACGCTGACGAAGTAAATGTCTATCCTCCTGAGAAAGATGAAACAGATTTCGAGCTTGCTATTCGGCAAGCGAAGGAGATAAAAGCGGATGAGGTCGTTGTTTACGGCGTTACTGGCGGGCGCCTTGATCACGAGCTGATCAATATTCAAATGCTTTACCGCCTGCTGGACAGCTTCTCTCGTGCTATCATCGTCGATAGACAAAATAGTGTACAGATGCATCGGCCAGGTACATATCCTATTGAACAAGATCAAAACTACCGTTATATATCATTTCTTTCATTTTCTGAGCAAGTTACTGGTCTAACCTTGACCGGATTTAAATATCCTTTAACAGATGCCGGCATCCAATGGGGGGAGACGCTGTCCATCTCGAATGAGCTTGTTGCACAAACTGGTACTTATTCTTTTGTTACAGGCATAGTAATAATCATAAAGAGCAAGGATGTACAAAAGCTACAACGTTAGGCTGCTCAGAAAAAGGAGGAAGGGGACCAATGAAATTTTATACCTTTAAACTCCCGAGGTTCATCGGTGGCTTTGTTCGCGTCATTATCGGCACATTCAAGAAAGATTAGCACAAAAAAAAGCACCCTTTCCATGAAAGGTGTGCTTTTTTTGTCGCATGCGAATGCTCCATAAAAGTATTTTAGAAATGCTATTTATACGCGTTCGATGTTACCTTTTTTAAGTGCACGAGCTGATACATAAACTTTTTTAGGTTTACCATCAACAAGAATGCGAACTTTTTGAACGTTTGCTTTCCAAGTACGTTTATTAGCGTTCATGGCATGAGAACGAGCATTTCCAGAACGAGTAGTACGTCCAGTGATTACACATTTGCGTCCCATGTTATCCCTCCTAATATGACGATTAATTGTAACACTAAATAAATCTATCATAACTTAGCACGTAATGCAATAAAATACATCAAGAAAATTTACTTGACAGTGCAGATTTTATCGGGCATTGTAAAAAGGGCTATTTTTAATCCGCTTTCAAATACACTTGCTATATAGTATAGTAAGTGTAGATTTGAGTAGCGTTAGGAGGAGCCATTATGAGCTTTCATCTTACTACGGAAGATGGGAATATAACAATTGCGACGGATGTAATCGCGACATTGGCTGGAAGTGCTGCGGAAAAATGCTACGGCATCGTCGGTATGGCTTCCAGACATCAATTACGTGACGGAATAGCAGAAATTCTTCGCAGGGAAAACTATTCTAAAGGAATAGTTGTCACCCAGGCGGACAACAAGGTCCAGATCGACTTGCATATTATCGTAAGCTATGGAACGAAAATATCGGAGGTTGCGCATAATGTGCAATCCCAAGTGAAGTATACATTGGATCGGGCATTGGGCGTGCTGACAAGCTCTGTAAACATTTATATACAAGGCGTCAGCGTTTCTGCAGACTAAACAACAGCCGGCAGATTGAGGAGGAAACAGTTTGAGTGTTCGACATATAGATAGTAAGACATTTTCAGCGATGCTGCTCACAGGTGCACATCATTTATCGAATAATGCCAACACAATTGATGCACTGAATGTATTTCCTGTGCCTGATGGTGATACAGGTACTAATATGAATTTAACAATTACAGCTGGTGCGAAAGCAGTACAGGAGACAGACAGCGAGGAAGTCGGTCAAATAGCAGCTTCGTTTGCTAAAGGATTATTAATGGGAGCACGCGGTAATTCCGGTGTCATCCTTTCCCAGCTGTTCAGAGGTTTTGGTAAAGCACTTGAAGGTAAAAGTGAATTAACGGCTGGTCAGTTCGCTAATGCGTTAGATGCTGGCACGAAGACAGCATATAAAGCTGTCATGAAACCAGTAGAAGGCACGATTCTGACAGTGGCAAAAGACGCAGCAGCAGCTGCAGTTGAAAAATCACGAACAGAAGCAGACCCGGTGGAATTGTTCCGTTATGTGGTAGAAGCTGCGAAGCAAAGCCTTAGCCGAACGCCTGACTTGCTGCCTGTTTTGAAGGAAGTTGGCGTAGTGGACAGCGGCGGACAAGGGTTGGTAACCATCTATGAAGGATTCTTAGCTTCACTCACAGGCGAAGAACTGCCGGAAGCTGTGCAGCATGGCAGCATGGATAACCTAGTTAGTGCCGAGCATCACAAGCAGGCACAGGACTTCCTGGATACAGCGGATATCACGTTCGGCTATTGCACAGAGTTTATGGTAAAGCTCGAATCGGACAAGCTGCAGGAGCATCCTTTCGATGAGCAGGCTTATCGTGAGGAATTAAATGAACGCGGAGATTCTTTGCTCGTAGTGGCAGATGAAGACGTTGTAAAAGTGCATATTCATACGGAATTTCCTGGCGATGTAATGACATACAGCCAGCAATACGGCAGCTTAATTAATATGAAAATCGAAAATATGCGAGAACAGCATGCGGCGATTGTTGGCAAGAAAGAAACAGCAAAAGAGCGCAAACAGCATAGTATTGTAACAGTTGC from Terribacillus sp. DMT04 encodes the following:
- a CDS encoding thiamine diphosphokinase is translated as MSAKLSIGIVGGSGNLPDLNPAAHTIWIGADAGALALASAGIRMNFAVGDFDSVSEEELEIIKQYADEVNVYPPEKDETDFELAIRQAKEIKADEVVVYGVTGGRLDHELINIQMLYRLLDSFSRAIIVDRQNSVQMHRPGTYPIEQDQNYRYISFLSFSEQVTGLTLTGFKYPLTDAGIQWGETLSISNELVAQTGTYSFVTGIVIIIKSKDVQKLQR
- the spoVM gene encoding stage V sporulation protein SpoVM, which translates into the protein MKFYTFKLPRFIGGFVRVIIGTFKKD
- the rpmB gene encoding 50S ribosomal protein L28, which gives rise to MGRKCVITGRTTRSGNARSHAMNANKRTWKANVQKVRILVDGKPKKVYVSARALKKGNIERV
- a CDS encoding Asp23/Gls24 family envelope stress response protein; amino-acid sequence: MSFHLTTEDGNITIATDVIATLAGSAAEKCYGIVGMASRHQLRDGIAEILRRENYSKGIVVTQADNKVQIDLHIIVSYGTKISEVAHNVQSQVKYTLDRALGVLTSSVNIYIQGVSVSAD
- a CDS encoding DAK2 domain-containing protein, giving the protein MSVRHIDSKTFSAMLLTGAHHLSNNANTIDALNVFPVPDGDTGTNMNLTITAGAKAVQETDSEEVGQIAASFAKGLLMGARGNSGVILSQLFRGFGKALEGKSELTAGQFANALDAGTKTAYKAVMKPVEGTILTVAKDAAAAAVEKSRTEADPVELFRYVVEAAKQSLSRTPDLLPVLKEVGVVDSGGQGLVTIYEGFLASLTGEELPEAVQHGSMDNLVSAEHHKQAQDFLDTADITFGYCTEFMVKLESDKLQEHPFDEQAYREELNERGDSLLVVADEDVVKVHIHTEFPGDVMTYSQQYGSLINMKIENMREQHAAIVGKKETAKERKQHSIVTVAMGDGVKALFESLGANVVISGGQTMNPSTQDIADAIQEANADAVYILPNNKNITMAAEQAAEMADTHAFVIPTKTIPQGMRALLAYDETQAADQNAAAMKDAMTQVKSGQVTHAVRDTTIEGVNIKEGQYIAILEGKIISAASDAEEALELLLRKMVDEEDELITIIRGDDASASSERLESLVEEEFPDSELEIHDGNQPVYTYLVAVE